A window from Candidatus Hepatobacter penaei encodes these proteins:
- the flhA gene encoding flagellar biosynthesis protein FlhA has translation MPTFFMEKMGDVPQVLRRGEILFSLALVGILIVLILPLHRSILDFSLAISLAFSVTVLMTVLFLEKPLDFSVFPTVLLVSTMLRLSLNVASTRLILSDGYQGTTAAGDIIQAFGSFIMGGNFFIGLIVFAILVVINFVVITKGSGRIAEVVARFSLDALPGKQMSVDADLSSGAIDQAEAKVRRAHIQEEINFYGAMDGAAKFVRGDAIAGIFITAINLFGGIIVGVFQQGMTFYRASQTYALLTVGDGLVSQVPALIISVAAGMLISKTSSKGTADQAFKGQISAYPVALGMSGVLIAIFAALPGMPFFPFLLMAGVAGGLAMRLGKKEARPQAETLASPTQGSEPEEEKKPEEMLSMDELKLELGVGLVPLIKDPEDLVKRIRRVRENLARDFGVIVPTVRIVDNLALETYGYQFKVKEVKAAAGTIFPDKVIALDPDGSLEKIPGEAGKEPVLGIPGIWIHASELKQAKEKGYVVADAKALLMTHITETIKKHLADLFSFSLQQQSIDSLRKPYQKMYGDMVPMQISAASVGRILKNLLKEQVSIRDLGTIIEAISESLSYTKEPDAIGERVRMSLARQIASPFLKDGQLWALSLGSAWSQEFQQALSGEDGKRTFTMAPSRMKVFFEELNEAYDKPEARVAGMVPPLLVAATLRPYVRSLSEKTRPDIAVLSDAEATSHYRVHIVGEV, from the coding sequence ATGCCCACGTTCTTCATGGAAAAGATGGGGGATGTGCCTCAAGTATTGCGCCGAGGAGAAATTCTGTTTTCTCTTGCCTTGGTGGGGATTTTGATTGTGTTGATCCTTCCTCTCCACAGATCGATCCTTGATTTTTCCTTGGCCATTTCTCTGGCTTTTTCGGTGACGGTGTTGATGACGGTTTTGTTTCTTGAAAAGCCGCTTGATTTTAGCGTGTTTCCCACGGTTCTCTTGGTGTCCACCATGCTGCGGCTATCGCTGAATGTGGCCTCTACGCGTTTGATTCTCTCTGATGGCTATCAAGGCACAACGGCGGCCGGCGATATTATTCAGGCCTTTGGCTCTTTTATTATGGGCGGCAATTTTTTTATTGGCCTCATTGTGTTCGCCATTTTGGTAGTCATCAATTTTGTGGTGATCACAAAAGGTTCAGGCCGTATTGCCGAAGTGGTGGCGCGCTTTAGCCTAGATGCTTTACCAGGCAAACAGATGTCTGTGGATGCTGATTTATCTTCAGGGGCGATTGATCAGGCTGAAGCCAAGGTGCGGCGTGCGCACATTCAAGAAGAAATCAATTTCTATGGCGCCATGGACGGCGCCGCTAAGTTTGTGCGTGGCGATGCCATTGCCGGCATTTTTATCACAGCCATTAATCTTTTTGGCGGCATTATTGTGGGCGTTTTTCAGCAAGGGATGACCTTTTATCGGGCTTCCCAGACCTATGCTCTGTTGACGGTGGGTGATGGGTTGGTGAGCCAGGTGCCGGCGCTGATTATCTCGGTGGCGGCGGGTATGCTCATTTCCAAAACATCGTCAAAAGGCACAGCTGATCAAGCCTTTAAAGGGCAGATCAGCGCCTATCCCGTGGCGCTGGGGATGAGTGGGGTGCTGATTGCCATTTTTGCTGCGTTGCCCGGCATGCCTTTTTTCCCTTTTTTGCTGATGGCAGGTGTGGCGGGCGGACTGGCGATGCGGTTGGGGAAAAAAGAAGCCCGACCTCAAGCTGAAACCCTTGCGTCACCCACCCAAGGCTCAGAGCCGGAGGAAGAAAAAAAGCCGGAAGAGATGCTGTCTATGGATGAGCTGAAGCTGGAGCTGGGTGTAGGCCTTGTGCCGCTCATCAAAGACCCTGAAGATTTAGTCAAGCGTATTCGCCGCGTGCGCGAAAACCTGGCCCGCGATTTTGGCGTGATCGTCCCTACGGTGCGCATTGTAGATAACCTGGCCCTTGAAACCTATGGCTATCAGTTCAAGGTCAAGGAGGTGAAAGCTGCCGCGGGCACCATTTTTCCTGACAAGGTGATTGCGCTGGATCCTGATGGCAGTTTAGAAAAAATACCTGGTGAGGCTGGAAAAGAGCCCGTGCTGGGGATTCCGGGCATATGGATTCATGCGTCTGAGCTGAAGCAGGCTAAAGAAAAAGGCTATGTGGTGGCGGATGCTAAAGCCCTGCTGATGACGCACATCACAGAGACCATCAAAAAACATCTGGCCGATTTGTTTTCGTTTTCTCTTCAGCAGCAAAGTATCGATAGTTTGCGTAAACCTTATCAAAAAATGTATGGCGATATGGTCCCCATGCAAATTTCGGCGGCCTCTGTGGGACGCATTCTCAAAAATCTCTTAAAAGAGCAAGTGTCCATTCGTGATTTGGGAACCATTATTGAGGCGATTTCTGAATCACTCTCTTATACCAAAGAGCCTGATGCCATTGGGGAACGTGTGCGGATGAGTCTGGCGCGCCAAATCGCCTCTCCCTTTCTGAAGGACGGTCAACTATGGGCACTGTCTTTGGGAAGTGCGTGGAGTCAAGAGTTTCAGCAAGCTCTTTCCGGGGAAGACGGGAAACGCACATTCACTATGGCTCCTAGTCGTATGAAGGTCTTTTTTGAAGAGTTAAACGAAGCGTATGATAAACCTGAGGCCCGCGTGGCCGGCATGGTGCCTCCTTTGTTGGTGGCGGCAACGTTGCGCCCCTATGTGCGCAGTCTGTCTGAAAAAACACGGCCTGATATTGCGGTGCTCTCTGACGCTGAAGCCACATCACACTACCGTGTCCACATTGTGGGCGAAGTATAA
- the fdxA gene encoding ferredoxin FdxA, with protein sequence MTHVVTDACINCKYTECVVVCPVNCFKEGPNMLVIDPDVCIDCGVCVPECPAKAIKPDTETGCAKWVTLNRELAKTWPTIQDPKAPPPDADLWKQRTDKLQYLHKKPPSSHKKH encoded by the coding sequence ATGACCCACGTAGTGACCGATGCCTGCATTAACTGCAAATATACAGAGTGCGTTGTGGTCTGTCCTGTGAATTGTTTTAAGGAAGGGCCCAACATGCTGGTGATTGATCCCGATGTGTGCATTGACTGCGGAGTGTGTGTGCCGGAATGTCCCGCCAAGGCCATCAAACCCGACACTGAGACAGGATGCGCAAAATGGGTGACCTTAAACCGCGAACTTGCCAAAACATGGCCCACCATTCAAGATCCTAAAGCCCCACCGCCTGATGCTGATTTATGGAAACAGCGTACCGACAAACTTCAATATTTGCACAAAAAACCTCCTTCCTCACATAAAAAACATTAA